In the Leifsonia sp. 466MF genome, one interval contains:
- a CDS encoding response regulator transcription factor: MDDETVGGSESERSSADRAALDALKDAIDAGDWDAATAAVRTGWFQLLSAHGEATRLLLERIPVSELRVHPLLAMLLGIAYNGLGFHRVRALRYFVTAVRSARSPRNAALSPVDRALIRSAEASAYRLIGRPGMAVGPATAAVATLDGLSDDDRQQLTELPRIYSQVGVSLYYAGEIEQAMETFAKGLAASPTTPPSPGFSNLAMLAGIHALQGDLPEARAHVEYARTGPWTDRQRKTYIGTFYRLAEAILALERLDAGAARQHLAEMEHDPRTIEHWIAVARVEALALLVDGRPGDALAGLEAYASMRAGEARSPAARNDLGRMRALQQLALGNPDAASVIVERDTVAGPDQHIARARVHVSLGRNGSALSELRAAVRGPLTARQTAEAAALEAAVLLRLAPTSRTRGVVEHLGAVLERTEQRLALALLPADDLDRVVAALDGVGYGQVTRDVPLRSLLPVAEPELLLTDRELAVLAELMKTGSVAEIAAALVVSANTVKSQLRSVYRKLGVNNREDAIAVALTRNLLVERD, translated from the coding sequence GTGGACGACGAGACGGTCGGCGGCTCGGAGTCCGAGCGCTCATCCGCCGATCGGGCGGCGCTCGACGCGCTCAAGGACGCGATCGACGCGGGCGACTGGGATGCCGCGACGGCGGCCGTCCGAACGGGATGGTTCCAGCTGTTGAGCGCGCACGGCGAGGCCACCCGCCTCCTGCTGGAGCGCATCCCCGTGTCCGAACTGCGCGTGCATCCCCTGCTCGCCATGCTGCTGGGCATCGCCTACAACGGCCTCGGATTCCACCGCGTCCGGGCGCTGCGCTACTTCGTGACCGCCGTGCGCTCCGCCCGATCGCCCCGCAATGCCGCGCTGAGTCCCGTCGACCGCGCTCTGATCCGCTCCGCAGAGGCGAGCGCGTACCGACTGATCGGACGGCCGGGCATGGCGGTCGGACCCGCGACGGCCGCGGTCGCGACCCTCGACGGTCTCAGCGACGACGACCGGCAGCAGCTCACCGAACTCCCGCGCATCTACTCGCAGGTGGGTGTCTCCCTGTACTACGCGGGCGAGATCGAGCAGGCGATGGAGACCTTCGCGAAAGGGCTGGCCGCCTCCCCGACGACGCCGCCCTCCCCCGGGTTCAGCAACCTCGCCATGCTCGCGGGCATCCACGCGCTCCAGGGAGACCTCCCCGAAGCACGCGCGCACGTCGAGTACGCGAGGACCGGTCCGTGGACGGACCGGCAGCGGAAGACGTACATCGGCACCTTCTACCGTCTTGCCGAGGCGATCCTGGCGCTCGAGCGGTTGGATGCGGGCGCGGCCCGCCAGCACCTCGCCGAGATGGAGCACGACCCCCGCACCATCGAGCACTGGATCGCAGTGGCACGCGTCGAAGCGCTGGCCCTGCTGGTGGACGGCAGGCCCGGCGATGCCCTTGCCGGCCTCGAGGCGTACGCGTCGATGAGGGCCGGCGAGGCGCGCTCGCCCGCAGCACGCAACGACCTCGGCCGGATGCGCGCCCTGCAGCAGCTCGCGCTCGGCAATCCCGACGCCGCCTCCGTCATCGTCGAACGGGACACGGTCGCCGGCCCCGACCAGCACATCGCACGGGCACGCGTGCACGTCTCGCTCGGCCGGAACGGGTCGGCGCTGAGCGAGCTCCGTGCGGCGGTCCGCGGTCCCCTCACAGCGCGGCAGACCGCGGAGGCGGCCGCTCTGGAGGCCGCGGTGCTGCTCCGACTCGCCCCCACCTCCCGCACCCGCGGTGTGGTGGAGCACCTGGGCGCGGTCCTGGAACGCACCGAGCAGCGCCTGGCGCTCGCCCTGCTGCCGGCCGACGACCTCGACCGGGTCGTCGCCGCCCTCGACGGTGTCGGCTACGGCCAGGTGACCCGGGATGTGCCCCTGCGCTCGCTGCTCCCCGTCGCCGAGCCGGAGCTGCTGCTCACCGACCGCGAACTCGCTGTGCTGGCGGAACTGATGAAGACCGGATCCGTCGCGGAGATCGCCGCAGCCCTCGTGGTGTCGGCCAACACGGTCAAGTCGCAGCTGCGAAGCGTCTACCGGAAGCTCGGCGTCAACAACCGGGAGGATGCGATCGCCGTCGCGCTCACGCGCAACCTGCTCGTCGAGCGCGACTGA
- a CDS encoding helix-turn-helix domain-containing protein, which yields MERAESTTEEHATGRGERTLFDQAWSELDDALASGGPDAAAEVARRRWFDLLAGPVPDRAAALRRLPPGTVSERPLLTLLAGHTDPSAHPHRTGGLRRVGDSAALLGDPDRDLRRIDRAILLSDQAQVHLALGRAQSAVAAARGAATELEHLSAGDRRNADTVSGLHAHVGTSLLYTGNSGEALAAFERGLAHAHPVASGSSLGNVVMLALLHARNGDSGEAREHIRTARARTPQLRHDDAMLLSVAKAILALDDLDQDAAREHLADAAVDLRTTPHWMPYAVTAATLELVCGHPGRGLAHLDQTIGARGPEGRSAAVRAALATARAVLELGLGHPESAEAVLERDAGEIEKRIGSARVQLFLGRHGAALQHLRPLANAVLSTRRRAEAVALEAAALLRFSDEDRVTSVVDHLGAIIERSGLLLPLALLPAADLARVTHALAALGYGETLPLDRIIALVRGKGPDIPLTPRETAVLATLLQHPSHSAIAAQLNVSVNTVKSQLRSVYRKLGVSTRDEAIAIALDRHLLVERE from the coding sequence GTGGAACGAGCGGAAAGCACAACGGAAGAACACGCGACCGGCCGCGGAGAGCGAACGCTCTTCGACCAGGCCTGGTCCGAACTGGATGACGCCCTCGCGTCGGGCGGGCCCGATGCGGCGGCGGAGGTGGCCCGTCGTCGATGGTTCGACCTCCTGGCCGGACCGGTACCGGACCGCGCCGCGGCGCTCCGGCGGCTGCCACCGGGGACGGTGAGCGAGAGACCGCTGCTCACGCTGCTGGCCGGCCACACCGACCCGAGCGCGCACCCGCACCGCACCGGCGGCCTGCGGCGGGTCGGCGACTCCGCCGCCCTGCTCGGCGACCCCGATCGCGACCTGCGCCGGATCGACCGGGCCATCCTGCTCTCCGACCAGGCGCAGGTGCACCTCGCACTCGGCCGGGCACAGAGCGCGGTGGCCGCGGCCCGCGGGGCCGCGACCGAGCTCGAGCACCTGAGCGCGGGCGATCGGAGGAACGCGGACACGGTGAGCGGCCTGCACGCGCACGTGGGCACGAGCCTGCTGTACACCGGCAACAGCGGGGAGGCGCTTGCCGCGTTCGAGCGCGGCCTGGCGCACGCGCATCCCGTCGCCTCCGGCTCGTCGCTCGGCAACGTGGTGATGCTCGCCCTGCTCCACGCGAGGAACGGCGACAGCGGAGAAGCCAGGGAGCACATCCGCACGGCTCGCGCACGTACTCCGCAGCTGCGACACGACGACGCCATGCTGCTGAGCGTCGCGAAGGCGATCCTCGCGCTCGACGACCTCGACCAGGATGCCGCGCGGGAGCACCTCGCCGACGCGGCGGTCGATCTCCGGACCACGCCGCACTGGATGCCGTACGCCGTCACCGCCGCGACGCTCGAGCTGGTCTGCGGTCACCCCGGCCGCGGACTCGCCCACCTCGACCAGACGATCGGAGCCCGAGGTCCGGAAGGCCGGTCGGCCGCCGTGCGGGCAGCGCTCGCGACCGCTCGGGCGGTCCTCGAGCTGGGCCTCGGGCATCCCGAGTCCGCGGAGGCCGTGCTCGAACGCGACGCCGGCGAGATCGAGAAGCGCATCGGATCAGCGCGCGTGCAGCTCTTCCTCGGCCGGCATGGCGCCGCGCTGCAGCACCTGCGGCCGCTCGCGAACGCGGTGCTGTCGACGCGCCGGCGTGCCGAGGCGGTCGCGCTGGAGGCCGCGGCGCTGTTGCGCTTCTCGGACGAGGACCGCGTGACGTCGGTCGTCGACCATCTCGGCGCCATCATCGAACGGAGCGGGCTGCTCCTGCCCCTCGCGCTCCTCCCCGCGGCAGACCTCGCCCGCGTGACCCACGCCCTCGCCGCCCTCGGGTACGGCGAGACGCTGCCGCTCGACCGGATCATCGCGCTGGTGCGCGGAAAGGGACCGGACATCCCCCTGACGCCGCGGGAGACGGCCGTGCTCGCGACACTGCTGCAGCATCCATCACACAGTGCGATCGCGGCCCAGCTCAACGTGTCGGTGAACACCGTGAAGTCGCAGCTGCGGAGCGTCTACCGCAAGCTCGGCGTCTCCACGCGCGATGAGGCGATCGCGATCGCGCTCGACCGTCACCTGCTGGTGGAACGGGAGTGA
- a CDS encoding UBP-type zinc finger domain-containing protein gives MTDHAHTEAIDPTVPPSGPGCVECTETGSWWLHLRRCAACGHIGCCDNSLNTHATKHAEATGHPIIRSYEPGEDWFWDYRRQGFVGGPELAPPLSHPENQTVPGPAERVPHDWERQLEQRA, from the coding sequence ATGACCGACCACGCCCACACGGAAGCGATCGACCCCACCGTTCCCCCGTCCGGCCCCGGCTGCGTCGAATGCACGGAGACCGGCAGCTGGTGGCTCCACCTCCGCCGGTGCGCCGCGTGCGGCCATATCGGGTGCTGCGACAACTCGCTGAACACCCACGCGACGAAGCACGCCGAGGCGACCGGGCATCCCATCATCCGCAGCTACGAGCCCGGTGAGGACTGGTTCTGGGACTACCGCCGCCAGGGGTTCGTCGGCGGACCCGAGTTGGCTCCGCCGCTCAGCCACCCGGAGAACCAGACCGTCCCCGGTCCCGCGGAGCGCGTCCCCCACGACTGGGAGCGCCAGCTGGAGCAGCGCGCGTAA
- a CDS encoding MBL fold metallo-hydrolase, which translates to MTVRIELIGGPTALIDLGGLRILTDPTFDPPGDHPVGERVLVKTTGPSRTPEEIGAVDAVLLSHDQHPDNLDDRGRVFVRDAPLTVSTTAAAERVEGTVRGLGPWTHLTIPRPDGSELRVHAVPAQHGPDGTEASSGPVLGFVLAGDGLPTVYVSGDNASLRVVEEVAENLGPIDIAVLHVGAARTARLDAFLTLTADKAARAAILLGDAVVVPVHAEGWAHFTQGQEEVRAAFAEHGLTARLRMVPPGGIVELDERAEQTRDTEHTEEQR; encoded by the coding sequence TCGACCTGGGCGGCCTGCGCATCCTCACCGATCCGACGTTCGACCCTCCCGGGGACCACCCCGTCGGCGAGCGCGTGCTGGTGAAGACGACCGGACCGAGCCGCACGCCGGAGGAGATCGGCGCGGTGGATGCGGTGCTCCTCTCGCACGACCAGCACCCGGACAACCTCGACGACCGGGGGCGCGTCTTCGTCCGAGACGCACCGCTCACGGTGAGCACGACGGCCGCCGCCGAGCGGGTCGAGGGAACCGTCCGCGGACTCGGCCCGTGGACGCACCTGACCATCCCGCGCCCGGACGGTTCCGAGCTGCGGGTGCACGCCGTCCCCGCACAGCACGGGCCGGACGGCACCGAGGCGTCGTCGGGACCGGTGCTCGGGTTCGTCCTGGCCGGCGACGGGCTGCCGACGGTGTACGTGAGCGGCGACAACGCCTCGCTGCGGGTCGTCGAGGAGGTCGCCGAGAACCTCGGGCCGATCGACATCGCAGTCCTCCACGTCGGCGCCGCCCGCACGGCGCGTTTGGATGCGTTCCTCACCCTGACCGCGGACAAGGCCGCCCGCGCGGCGATCCTTCTAGGCGACGCCGTCGTCGTGCCGGTGCACGCGGAGGGGTGGGCGCACTTCACCCAGGGGCAGGAGGAGGTGCGTGCCGCGTTCGCGGAACACGGCCTGACCGCCCGGCTGCGGATGGTCCCGCCCGGCGGGATCGTGGAGCTCGACGAGCGCGCCGAACAGACCCGAGACACCGAACACACCGAGGAGCAGCGATGA